The following DNA comes from Xiphias gladius isolate SHS-SW01 ecotype Sanya breed wild chromosome 10, ASM1685928v1, whole genome shotgun sequence.
cattacaaaaatcacatttcatgaGAGTTTACGCctgtatattgtgtttttttcttttaaatttcatgttaTGCCTGCCTCTTTTGCGTAATTTGACATGGTACATGTGTCTGTCAGCAAATTAATGAAATGTGAGCCATACTTACATAGCAAGTAGCAAACAGCAAACGTACATGGCTCTTTTTGACAACACCACTGTCGTTAGCTCTTACGTTTTAAGGGAGTCTTCACCTTTTGCTGTTATTCTGATTGCACTCTCTAATTTTATATCTTTGCTAAAAGTTTTAATACTGGAAAACTGACTGGATTTAACAATACCTGGCTGACCCTCTCTTATAATcgtgcatttttaaaagggacTATGTAAGGAGACCTAATGTAGAAAAAGTATGTTTGATAaacttatactgtatgtaaaatggTTAATGATGTTTCGCCAATGTGCAGTTCAACTACTGTATTTGTTGACACTGGTGGTTTAAAACAAGTGAAGTAGGACAATTTTGTCAATTTCGTCAGTGCTTCTTAAGGATTGcctttagattttatttttgtgcatgaGGGCCCAGTAGCAGGATCCCTTCAAGCACAGACTAGTCCACCCTGCTACtgaaatgctgtaaaaaaaaaaaagtaggttaCACAGGGAGTCTGTCCAGTTTGACACATGAAGACATTCACTTGTCTCTCGTGACACTGTGTTAGATAGCACATCCACAGAGTAATGTGAGGTACTATTTCAAAATGGCAGCTACTTTCATAGTTAAAGATTTGGGGGCTGAGATTATGATTTGCATTGTATTTAATTCCAAACTTGGCAGCGATGTACTTTGGCCATAAAATTTAATCCCTGACAAGccaattaaaattatattagtGTTCAATCTGAAACATCAAAGCATGTCAAAGCTTTGGTGCATTCggttattaaaaatgtaagtcTTTTGTACTGCTTGCTAAGCCTACCTCTTTCCCAAGGTCCTGGAATATGTAATGCATTTCTCGTTCTGGTTTGTCCATCAAAGATCCTTCACAGTCACATTACACAACATGCCATGTGAATTAGGCACagtcaaaacaacagaaaacttgTGTATTCTCATGTGTATTCAGTGACTGTACCTatgaataaaagtaaattagGTAAAAGGTGTAATAATGTGTGTTCTTGGACAGATTTTAATTCATCTTTCATCttgaaaaacagtcaaatgtaGCTGTGGTCAATTCTCCGCTACCCCGTTTCCCTTTGAAATTTGAATGAGGCACCTGGAAGTTagttttacagaaataaaacactttatttatatatcagtCTGTCTTTGCTCTTGTTCACATACAAGTTTGATATAATTTAACAATGGATGGATTAAAAGGCTACTTGAAGACTGGCACTATACTGAGACAGAATCAGATCTGGGCCTACACTGCTTCTCAGGCAACTGCAGGAGTAAAGCTGAActccttttccttttacacTGTCCCCATCCAGGAGCATCAGTTAGAACCCAACCGTGATCCAGGCATCAGTGTAAATATATATCTCCTtaacaaaaatagaaacaattTTGATCCTGCCAGTAAATTTTGGTCAAAAACAAACGACAGTCAACTCAGCACATCATTAAGAAACTGTTACACAATAGATAAATTATAAACTGTACCATCATACAGCATACGATTAATACCGTGCAAATACACATTTGAGCTTTACAAAAGTATTTTGTACTATTCTTGTTCATCTCAATTCACAAATCTTAAAACAACTACATAAGACAGCTTAAAAATATCTCATCACTTCTgatgaaacagcaaaaatataCACCTTTCAGTTCCCTgtatcttcttcctcttctttttgtgcatttcaaTCTTACATTCCGCAATAGTGTTTCTGATTTGTCTACAGTACAtgtgtaattatttaaaaaaaaaaaaaaaaaagcaatgacaaTCATAGGATGGTATAATGTTAAACTCATGACGTCTATCATGATGATGAGCTAACTTTTCAAAGTGCAAAGAGAGCAGGTTGAGTATGTGTAAGACCTGATGTCAGTATGTTACATTGTCTATGCTTCTGTACCAGAGGAAATCTCATTGAGATAAGAATTAAGAGCTCCTAATTTTTTAGGGACTTTCGCTTTATTGGTATAAAAGTGCAGGCACTATAAGAAATGTAGAACATCTCTGTCTTCAAGTAAGGTCAGTGTTAATGTTCTTCTCTTCCAACATTTGGTTGTGTTTGGATTCGGCTCTACCTTTAGGATAAGGCCCTCAGGAACTCGTTTAAACCTTTTTGGACATTGGCAGGCTGGGAGGCAGCACACTCGCTCAGGCTGGACCCCATCTGGTCGTAAAGGGCTTGGCAAAGGTTGGCGGTAGCACCCCTTACGCTTCCACCCCGGCCATGGATGGTGCCGCTGTGGGTAGAGGTGCCCAGGAGGTGCCACAGCAAGGGCAGCACTTTCTGCTCCACCACCTGGGGTTTGCGAGGGTAGAGCTCTGTCACAAGATCTGGGAATagaaagtgagaagaaaaaaagaagtggtcAGACATACAAACCAATCAGAGAGCGGAGCTCAGAACTTATTACAGCGTTCAGAATGATCACAACAGACATACCTGCAACCTTTTCGATAAGATCCACCTTTGCTTTGCCACTTAAAAACTGAGCCTTGGTACAGAAAGGCTGGAGGAGGAGTGTGTTATCTTTcatggaaacaaagaaaagtacaTTATCAAATAGAGTTCTCCAAATCAGATGTAAAATTTCACCTACACTACAAAAATCTGAATGCTTGAAGTGAGTACCAAGATTTAAGATAAGTGCATTAATGGCTCCAATAGCAGCAGAGTAAATGGCATTGTTCTTGGAGTTGAGGTGATTGTCCACGACTGCTGGGACCAAGATGTTGACCACTTGGGATAAGTTGTCCTTCATCAAGTGGATGATTTTCTGTAGTGACTCAAGTGCATACAGGTTAACCTTGCTGTTGGACTCCTGCAGTCTGGCCTTGAAGGCATCAAACACCTGACAGACAGGAAACCgaagggagaagaaaaagactgtGACGATTTCATGATGAAACAGAGTTGCATGATGGTAGGTGAGAACTATGACAAAGTACATAGCAACGAAATGTTGAtaggatttgaaaaaaaatgctagcACTAACCGGGAATATACTATTGATGACCATGTTGGGGTTGTGCTGGCAGTCAGCCACTAGCTGGTTGATTCCCTTGATCCTCTCTCTGAAGTCCTTTGAACCCAGCAGACCTGAGATCTGCTGGATGTATTCAGTCTTGTCTGCAATACTCTGTGTTTGAGATCTACAGCTGTAATGGCTATTGGACTCCCTGTAGATGacacaaaatacatcaaatggTTTACCTTTATAAACCTGTGAGTTAAGTATAAATGGCTTACTGTCCGTATGCTCCACAGCTCTGCTTAAAAGGCTGAATTTAGTGTTTACATGAACCTCTGCTGTAGTGCTTGATATTCACACCCACCTGTTGGTCTGGTTGAGAGGCTCCCTGGTGAGAGATGAGGCCCTGACTGTGCCACTACCTGGGAGCGATCGTCTGCCCCTGGCTGACTGGGTGTCTTGGGGCACCTCACCAAGGCCCTAAAATAACCCACGATCTCCAGGTAAGATGACAGTGTGGCCTCTAGCAAAAACACCAATGCtataaacacaaagaggaacAAACGCTGCACCTTTGTCTTGAGAGTGAAGACAGTGTCTCTGACAGTTGGCAAGTCTTTGGTGGGGATATATTTCTCCAGGATCTTCTCAAAGTCAGGTTGGGATGACAGGAACAGCAGCATTCGACGCCCAAAGTACCTGTGGGTTGAACCATTGTAATAATAACTCAAAACACTAGGTGCCAATATTACGAGTCTCTGTCAGGAGCAGCAGGAAAGTAAAGCAAGAAACCCtacttttggtttttctttataTCAGAGTCAGGCATCGACTAGAGCAATCAGAGTGCAGGTTTGTGACATATGTTGGgttatactgtactgtactgcatTATACCAAAAGATGTTTCTCATATTTTATCCATCCCCATTTACATATATAGGGTAACGTAAAATTACAAACAGGTATCAGTATAATGCAATCCAGCACCAGAACAGTACAGTACCACCACCACAAACTATGGCATCAAAAATAACCACAGAGCTGAGTCAACTCTCTCCACAACTGACTTTGGTTTTTTATTGTTCTGGTCTAAATTTGGTGGAGATATTCATATCTTGTATTTTCCCACTGCCATCTCTGTTgtatttacaatttaactgCCTAATAATAACGGTCGTGTAAGTTGAGCAAATGctaaaattaagataaaatcTTTGTGTACAAACATGAAAGAGTTTTAAAAACGTAACTGAAAGACTTGGAGCggagcaaaacaaaaagtctCTCTACATACCTGGCTTCCTGTGAGGAGTCTTGTGCGAGTTTGGTGACAGCAGGTAAGATTCTATCAGTGAGATCTTTACCCCCAGAGAGAAGTCGGGCAGCACCAACCTTCTCTACCAGATTGGCCAGATGCTGAGCAGCGCATTTTCTCACCACTGCGTTGAGGTGACTATTAGGGACGGGAAACCAATTCagcaatcaaatattaaaaatgtttaactatttgATTGctaaaaacagagcaaaagttCCTACAAGAATTCCAAATTCTAAgtttggtaaaacaaaaatttactgtgtgtgtatgtatgcatgcgtACTAACCTGACTCCCCCAGTGAGTAGAGCATTGATGCTACGAGTGGGGGTACAGTGCTGGATCATGCAGTCCAGTGCTGCATCAACATCTTGCCTAATGAAGGCGTTACTCTCCCCAGCCTTCTGCAGTAAAGCTTTAACTGTCCCCTCCAGCTCCTGGTCCATCGCCTTCTGCATGTGGGTGTATAGGTCACCTAGAGTGCACACCGCAACTCTGGACACACCTGACCGCAGGTTTTTCACCTGAGGAAGATGGACATTATTAATACTTAATGGCAAACAATAGAATTCCAGCACCAGATAGAAGGACATTGTGAGCTATTAAAGATACcaatctaacaaaaaaaaaaaaaaattttttacaaaAGCCGGGCTTTCAAGGCAGGGAATATATACACGGTATAATTATCAAGACAATGCCAAATGAAATTGATCTGCAAAACAAGATATACTAAGAGAGATGCAGTTGTAGTTCAGATGGAGTGAGGCAGAATAATGAAAACGTAAAAATGATGTGGGAGTGTTATTCAACCATTTATACTACCTCTTGTATGAGAGACAGGCAGATATCATGAAGCCTGCCCTGGAGTATGTCTGAGTGGTAGTGGGCCATAGAGCGAAGGTACGTCAGACCTTCAATCTTCTTCTCCCTGGATTGAAAAAACGACACCGTTGGCAGCCAGTTTTTGTCCTGGCTTAACTTTCTTGACCAAATTTGAAGATATTATATTCTGTTAAATGTGATGTGTGCTTAAAGTGGCTGGGCAATACACAGAGCTATAAATAAATAGCTCTAAGATTTTTTCACACTGTCCTATATTTCATAAACATAGGAACCCTAGATTATAGTTATCTGTATGATGGATTTAGTGTTTCTCACCAGTCTTCAGAGCTCAGCAGGTTGAAGCTCTGTGTCAGTGCCAGGTCGGGTTTGGAAAATGGACACAGCTCCGGAGCCTCTGAGAGATTTTTCTTGTGGCCCACAGTGCCAGGGGAGAGTTCATCTAAATGGCGAATCAgacaccacacagacacacagatttgGTTTCATGTTACTTCTCTATCTGTCTGAAAACAAATCTTGTGTGTGGGTGGCGGTGCATTAATGGTAGgttgacaaaacaaagcattgtGGCACATTAACCAAAGCAAACATCTTATTCAACCATGCTCTGATGGCTCTGACAGAATAAAAAATTTACAAGCATTTTGTATAAACAAAGGCCTGTTAAAGCACTCGTTCATCTATATATAATGCAGTGGAATACTGCTAAATTGCATGCCAGTGTCAGACCAACTGAGAGATTACACGAAGCAACATAATAATGATACACGGGGACATTTTTCGGTTTATAAAAGTAGATGCCTGAGTTTGACATTTGATGCAGCATGTAGCTGGAGTGTTGGGTTTTTAGATCCACCAACCTGAGCTATGTGACAGCGAAGGTCGGGCTCTGCTGAGGCTAGGAGCCCTTCTAAGCCGCGAGAGGTTTTTAGGGTTGGGGGGCACAGTGGGGGGGCTCGGCTGGTGGGGCGGAGTGAAGCACTTGATGGGGCTTTGGGGTCCTGGTGGGCTGACAGGGCTGGTGGGGCTGAGAGGGTACTCATCAGAGAGTTCGTTCGCTTTGTTGGAAGTCAGTGTGCTACCGTTTAGAGACAGATCTACAACACAGAAGATCAACATTTCTAGTCTCTGGCTGCAAACAACTAAAACCACATTCTGTGCTGTGCTATTGAGTGAATAAAGACAGTCTTCTCTAAACTGGCTTTTTACACTGAACTTAATTAACTGACTATTTCATATAAGGACAGATagcattttataatttttttatgttataagtaaataaaaataaatttaacatgTATTTTCAAGCACCTATAGAGTGGTAATTTAGGTGAGAAGCTAAGAAAGTCTTTGAAAATCTTATTTATAACCAAcagtaaaaatctgaaaaactaaaatgagCTATTTAAACTCAGAAATTAACTTCCAATTTATCAAGAAATACATATTGTTGGTTAAGGTTTCCAGAACTTTCTCTTGCCTTGGATGATTAAGACTCTGTTCTCTGTAGCTGAATCAGACAGCATCTTTCTGACACGGTGGCGAATCTTGTCCCGTGTGTTGCCCCCCTGACCGGACCGCCCCTCTTGCTGATCCAGACGCTGCAGCCGTATCCTATCCCGGCTGAACCTGGCATTCTTCACCCTCTCCTGCACATGCATCGGTAGAAAACATACCAGGTGGTACTTTGGTAACTGAGACTTTCTATGGTGTACTATGATCTATCACTGGACAAAGTGTGACTAACCTTAAACTCATCTGGACGTGGGCTTTCATCACTGTCTATGCGACTACTGGACAGAGCATGGCTGTAGATGCTAGCCGAGGGATCGGTGGGGGGTTTGGCCACCGGATCACCCTGCTCAAGTGACAAGGCAACTCCTGTTCGACTGGACACTGCAGTGCCAAACATGCCTAAGAAGCATGATGGAGATGTTTGCAAATAACTTAAACGTATGACCAGAATGATGGACACAACAGTCTGAGctgcttatttaaaaaaaaaaaaatcagcaatatCCTCTACTTCACTTTTTGAAAACTGTAactgtgaaaatattgaaaaattgtgtttgtattCAAGGGCTTTACTAGAAAGTGAGGAccataaaaactgtattttgtacTGTTTCTTTGTAACTTAAAAAGGTCTCTGGGAAACTTTGAGGCTGTTGTAAACTGAGGTACAACACTAGCTCAGTAAGAAAGCAAAATACTGGACAACTGAATATTGTCTGATTTATGACCTTTACAGACTGACCTCTTCCAAAGACCCCTCCAGGCATTTCTGTGCCTGCTGAGTTCCTGCTGCTGTGGCTCTGGGATCCTAAATAACAAAGGAGAGGATTTACTGATTGATATAATTATTTAAgcacagaaaatattattttcaggTGAATCCATTGCCACTGCTGGCTGACCTCTGGCAGACCTCAGACCTCTGACTGATTCATGAAAGGCAGGTTTGTCCAACGGAGGGGAGGGTCCTGTTGTCTCCTCAGTTTTGATGGTTCCATTGGAGTTTGTGACTCTCTGCCCAACAACACCCACCTCAGATGACAGTTCACTTCTCTGAGACAATCCttgacaaagcaaaagaaaaagacttaaATAAGATACAGCCCAATACAAAAGAATTGGGCAAAACTGCTTCATCCCTTTTATACCCTGAAGGCTGATGAAGTCCATGGACACAGAGGACCTCAGTTTTGCAGAAGGCACTCTAGCAATGTGAGGTTTAATTCCTGAAGAGTCAGAGTTTCCGGGACTGTTGACAGATGTGACAAGCGAGAAATTATGCTGTGAAACTGCTCACCGCTGTTCAACATATTGTCACACAAAGTGCtccaaaaatgaaacaataagcAGGACTTGAGCCAACAAATGTCCTAACAAAAAGGTGCACCAAGATTAAAACATATCATTTAGTCAACTGGAGAAACCTATGGTCAAAGTATAAAGCTTTTATCATGGTCTCAAATTATTCTGTTTAAAGTATGAGTCTACTCAAAGACAGACACAACGATGACATAATATCCATCAGACCACATGTAGTAGTGGAAAGATATTACActcaatattaaaataatacagcAAAATCTGGGTCCTTTACCTGGTTTTCATGCCATTGGAGCTGGAGTTGGTCACTGAGCTTAGACTGGAAAGACCACCTTCACTGGCTGAGCCGGTAAGCTTCAGAGGTGTATGTGATGATGAGTCCAGGCCCAGGTCTAACCTCACAGCAGAGTCGGGGCTGTCTGGATCTGGACTGCTAAGGCTCACTTTGGCCCTCTTCTTGGCAGCGCTGTTGCGCAATGAGCGCAGCGAGTTTAGCATCTGTGAGCAACACACAAATTAGCACATATGAGCATGGAAAGGAATATTATCAACTGAGCCAAACTTCCACCCCCTGAACAAGCAGACTGTGCCCTCATGCCTCTAATGATATGGTAACTCTCCCACAATACTGGAGTGTTTCTGTAAGAATTTTCACATGCTGAGGTTGCAAGTTGGACCTTGCAGTGTCCCACATTTTCCAGCTGAGTCTTTCTAAGGGAAAAAACAGAGTTTGCTGACCTCCTGCATGTCCAGAGGATCATCTTCTTGAGGATCTTGCACTGCACTGAAGCTATCAGAGTCCAGATGAAGGCTCTTTTCTAGCCATTGGTTCTGAGGGCTGCCTGGAGCACTGGACCTCTGGCCATTATGAATCTTGCCCTGCTCTACTGGAGGGACTACTGGTGAGATAGCGACGGTTGCCCTGGTGCTGCTCAGAGCCCGGCGGAATGACGACGTGGAAGAAGAACTCACAAAGGAGGCACAAAGAGGCATTGGAGAGCATCTGCTAGAGAGATGGTCTCCTTTAGGGGGTAGGACAgggaagaaagacaaaatgatgataaaaaataaaggccACCACATTTTCACAATTAGCAGACAAACCAAATACATACTGACTAATGGCTTTTTACTAGATTACCCTTTGCTGTGCCTGCAGTCTCTCTCCAGGGGCTGGTGTCTCGCTGGTGAGGGCTATTCTCTCTCTTGTTGGGCCAGGTGTTGGACATAGACAGGGAGGGGTCTCCGTGGCAGCGGGACAGTGTTGGAGTAAGCATGCCTCCTGGGAGTGTAGCCAGTGGGTAGGAGGGTAGTAGGAAGGAGCCAGATGTGGTGGGTTTAGAGGGGAGGGAAAACGTGCGCTCAACACTGGGGTTCCTCTGGAGCATGTACCCCTTGGGTGCCACTGTGAGACAGGGTATTGACACGACAGGAACCACGAAAAACTGAGTGTAATAAAAGGTAGCAAGGTGGAGATATGGTTCATGTTTGGCTGAaggttaaaaacacacaaattttgTATTGTAACTGGAGTTCTTAGTGCAACTTAGTGCAAATCCTTTTATGGTAATGACTTCTTACCAACATCTGGGTCAGAGAGGTTGGTGCTTTTAAAGATATCGGGGTCTAAGTTGAGGCTTCCACTTCTCCTGAGGCGAGCAGGGGACTCCCTCCTTCTGGAGGATTGTGGCTTCTGTGGCTCCACAAAACCTAGATGTAAAGTGTATTTTTGATTACAAACCTAACAGGCTTGCAAATTACCCAAAAAGTAATTAACATGACAGACACAATCCCTCTGTAAGgccatgatttaaaaaagagtGTGTATTGTATAAAGGCTGGATAAATTATGAATTATAAATCCAATCTTTACAGTCATGCATTTTATCTTGTGGTATCATAGAGAAGACATTTAGAATTTTGATAAAATACTTGTGGTGGTCAGTTCTCAGTACTTTTCCCAGGATGCTCCGCAAACCTTTATTTAGTACTTGATTTAATGTCCTGAACTTGAACTTGACTGAGATATTTCCTTTTGAACAGACcttaaaagtgaaatttaaagataaaatatacaaaaaacacatcttgACTAAAGATTGAAAGTATTGAACAGATTAGATTGATGattactttgtttgtttaactaAAGTGGTaggtacagccagcagctcaaaatgtttcaaatctAGTCGTGCCTGtggccacagacacacagaggctATGTAGATAGGCTCACACACAACTGCAGCTACAAAAACTGGATATTTACATAGTAATGTTATGCAAGAgtggaaaatatataaaaggcacacaaaaaacaacacagtacacacacttGTAATCTCCATTTTAGGATTACCACTAGCATGTGTCCAGATTACATAAAATATAGTAGGAGCATTGGAAGTGAGTCTAATCCCTTTGTAGTCACATAGTCAACATCAAACCAGTGGGTCGAGGAGATACATTCCTATTTTAAATCTGATGtgagaaacattttcaaagcattGCATTTTTTCAAGAATAATTACGTAGTCAAAAATTGCCTTTCCTTTTATAGAACTGACTGCACAAATTCTGgacatttccatttcatcaaTGGGCTTCTTCTTTTTACTGCTTGTGCCAAAACTGAGGAGTTGTCATGCTGGGACAGCTGCTGGCAAGTCATCTTTAACGTGAATGCGCTGACAGGCTGTTATAAACCTGCGAAAGCCTTGCTACAGTTACAATAGACGTAAAGTCACAAATTTGCTAAGCTAGATTCTCTATTGAAGCTGGCATCCTATTTACTgcattctctttctctttagGGCTGAACAGTTCTCTCGCAATCAGACTCCGTCATGTTTCATGGTCAGAACATGTTTACTCGCTGTATTAGGGAAAATGTTGTGGACAATTACAAAGACCATTTCATCTGGTTTACTAGTAAAATTACAGCGTTTTTACAACATTTCTAGCCTCGGAAAACATTGATTTAAGCCCCTTACCGAATACTTGAGAAAAGGGGAAACTATCAAGCCTTGTTCTTCAGCTCATTTAGACTTAACAGATACAAAACAATAATTAGATAACTAAACTGTTGACATAATGGTCTATTCTGGCATGTTGTGAGACTGGCATGACACTTATCTGCCTTGCAACTGTGCTCATCTCAGGGCTTTTGGTGACATGTGGCTTGGTGACTCCACTGACTCAGCATGCTAATCcaatttaaagctgctctaatttGAGTCAAGCTGAAGTTGACCATGACAACCGTTCAACTGTATGTGTAACCTCATATGGAAATATTGTGAGTGTCATGTTATGAGAAGGAAATACTGGCACTTACTAAAACTTGGTATATAGGTCTCTGGACTCAGCTTCCTGGACAGGGGAAGGAAATCATCACTGGCCACCTATGAGTGGGcagaaaattgtttattttaatagcaACAGCAGAGGATGAAGTTCAAATAACTAACGAACAAGAATCCTTAAACATAACAAGAGCGTCAGTGTAATTCCATCCACTGGCCTTAACAAAGTGATGTACCAGATATTTGGCCAGCTCAGACGAGACACCCTGGCCTTTCGGTGGATCTTAGTTTAATGTATAGGATGTCTACTGTTCTCTTTTAAGTTTTACTGTCATTGTGAAACCTGTGAAACCTTGGTCAGAGATAAGataatgaaacagagagaggcttATCCCCTGGCTACAATCTGATCATCACTCATTGCAGAGCACTGGTGTGATTGCAATCAGCACAAGAGCAGTAAATAAGCCATGGTTTACAAGCATAACCCTGTGATATTTTCAATTATGTTTGACGCCCCCTTCGGTAAGTGTGCTGTGTGGTAATGAGGTTGCTGGGAAACAGACACTGCTGTAAACAGAAGGTTTTTCAAATTGATGTTCTAAACTGGATGATAGTTTCCAGAACAAATATGGTCAATTAATACCTCATGAAACAAAGATACCCATCACAACCAATGGAAATTATTACAATAGAGCGGATAGTAGCTTATGTTTAACAAATCATTCAGTTTGTAAGCTCATAAAATGTGAGGcagtacatttttcacattgcaTCCTTTAACAGAACAAAGTGGTAGGCTGATCCTGATTGTCACAAGGATTATTGTCAAGACAATCTATCCTCATCTTTGCAGCAACAGTGTTGTGTGGGGAAATTAGTCACctactgtatttctttcatGAATAGTGTTAGTGATCCTGGAGTTTACCTATCTATACCTCTCACCCTAGCCCCATCTGTTTATAAAGAATTGAAAGCC
Coding sequences within:
- the LOC120795268 gene encoding TOG array regulator of axonemal microtubules protein 1 → MIPGLISQELHGQLLDLKNYQNRTNGVEELKHILSDVDIKSIPSDSIEDFINFLPRLLDDSNFKVLYSSLQVLNLLIQKLDTSVNRYFKQLVLVALKALGDTRTVTRNEYMNVFRQLMKTVAPQQVLDLVIGNLKHKNSRVREDVLNIIMAAMLTHPRKDFNIPKLCFEVAPYLADSKRKVRHAALELFAVFDYCLETGKKQPLMKAVDMVELNEDAEGLMSAVQARRARHVLPKLSSEGILEYGLVVPKPGQRCSLQYGSGADLDWVMTGGRISSARSHRTEPDCDRLYGYGSLGSLTDDLPLQRRIVSAGKGKNKLPWEMSSFSFTENDQQCNTPNGKCSEQVASDDFLPLSRKLSPETYIPSFSFVEPQKPQSSRRRESPARLRRSGSLNLDPDIFKSTNLSDPDVVAPKGYMLQRNPSVERTFSLPSKPTTSGSFLLPSYPLATLPGGMLTPTLSRCHGDPSLSMSNTWPNKRENSPHQRDTSPWRETAGTAKGDHLSSRCSPMPLCASFVSSSSTSSFRRALSSTRATVAISPVVPPVEQGKIHNGQRSSAPGSPQNQWLEKSLHLDSDSFSAVQDPQEDDPLDMQEMLNSLRSLRNSAAKKRAKVSLSSPDPDSPDSAVRLDLGLDSSSHTPLKLTGSASEGGLSSLSSVTNSSSNGMKTSPGNSDSSGIKPHIARVPSAKLRSSVSMDFISLQGLSQRSELSSEVGVVGQRVTNSNGTIKTEETTGPSPPLDKPAFHESVRGLRSARGSQSHSSRNSAGTEMPGGVFGRGMFGTAVSSRTGVALSLEQGDPVAKPPTDPSASIYSHALSSSRIDSDESPRPDEFKERVKNARFSRDRIRLQRLDQQEGRSGQGGNTRDKIRHRVRKMLSDSATENRVLIIQDLSLNGSTLTSNKANELSDEYPLSPTSPVSPPGPQSPIKCFTPPHQPSPPTVPPNPKNLSRLRRAPSLSRARPSLSHSSDELSPGTVGHKKNLSEAPELCPFSKPDLALTQSFNLLSSEDWEKKIEGLTYLRSMAHYHSDILQGRLHDICLSLIQEVKNLRSGVSRVAVCTLGDLYTHMQKAMDQELEGTVKALLQKAGESNAFIRQDVDAALDCMIQHCTPTRSINALLTGGVSHLNAVVRKCAAQHLANLVEKVGAARLLSGGKDLTDRILPAVTKLAQDSSQEARYFGRRMLLFLSSQPDFEKILEKYIPTKDLPTVRDTVFTLKTKGLGEVPQDTQSARGRRSLPGSGTVRASSLTREPLNQTNRESNSHYSCRSQTQSIADKTEYIQQISGLLGSKDFRERIKGINQLVADCQHNPNMVINSIFPVFDAFKARLQESNSKVNLYALESLQKIIHLMKDNLSQVVNILVPAVVDNHLNSKNNAIYSAAIGAINALILNLDNTLLLQPFCTKAQFLSGKAKVDLIEKVADLVTELYPRKPQVVEQKVLPLLWHLLGTSTHSGTIHGRGGSVRGATANLCQALYDQMGSSLSECAASQPANVQKGLNEFLRALS